The proteins below are encoded in one region of Juglans microcarpa x Juglans regia isolate MS1-56 chromosome 4D, Jm3101_v1.0, whole genome shotgun sequence:
- the LOC121261237 gene encoding uncharacterized protein LOC121261237, with translation MCLVFVCDEDERVMSRQTAQGACPYCGGMIQAMDVQSQWRFCFVPLYFKTKRKFYCTICARRLVIQ, from the coding sequence aTGTGTCTGGTGTTTGTTTGCGACGAGGATGAGAGGGTTATGTCGAGGCAGACAGCACAGGGGGCGTGTCCGTACTGCGGAGGGATGATTCAAGCTATGGACGTCCAGAGCCAGTGGAGGTTCTGCTTCGTGCCTCTCTACTTCAAAACCAAGCGCAAATTCTACTGCACCATCTGTGCCAGACGTTTGGTTATTCAGTAA